In Drosophila yakuba strain Tai18E2 chromosome 2R, Prin_Dyak_Tai18E2_2.1, whole genome shotgun sequence, a single genomic region encodes these proteins:
- the LOC6529951 gene encoding trypsin alpha-3, translating into MFLQIATFFALLALTNGGVIPFGQEPQTSLGGRIVGGTASSIEDRPWQVSLQRSGSHFCGGSIISNNIIVTAAHCLDFPTTVSNLRIRAGSNKRTYGGVLVQVAAFKTHEGYNPNTKVNDIGVVRLQTKLTFGSTIKAITMASATPAHGSAASISGWGKTSTGGSSSATLLFVDTKIVGRTQCASSTYKYGSFIQATMICAAASNKDACQGDSGGPLVSGGQLVGIVSWGRDCADANYPGVYANVAELRDWVLRAQKTV; encoded by the coding sequence ATGTTCCTTCAAATAGCAACTTTCTTTGCCCTGCTGGCCCTCACGAATGGCGGAGTCATTCCCTTTGGTCAGGAACCCCAAACGTCGCTGGGTGGCCGGATTGTAGGAGGCACAGCATCTTCCATTGAGGATCGTCCCTGGCAGGTTTCTCTGCAACGTTCCGGATCTCATTTCTGCGGAGGTTCTATtatcagcaacaacatcatcgTGACCGCTGCCCACTGCCTCGATTTCCCGACCACGGTCTCTAATCTGCGGATAAGGGCTGGCTCCAATAAGCGAACCTATGGTGGCGTTCTCGTCCAGGTGGCTGCCTTCAAGACACACGAGGGATACAACCCCAACACCAAGGTCAACGACATTGGAGTGGTGCGTCTGCAGACGAAGCTGACCTTCGGCTCCACCATCAAGGCCATTACGATGGCCAGTGCGACACCGGCTCACGGATCAGCAGCTAGCATCTCAGGCTGGGGCAAGACCTCCACCGGTGGCTCCTCGTCAGCGACACTGCTCTTTGTGGACACAAAAATTGTGGGGCGCACACAGTGTGCGAGTTCCACTTACAAATATGGTTCCTTCATCCAAGCAACCATGATCTGTGCAGCGGCGTCGAACAAGGATGCCTGCCAGGGTGACTCTGGCGGACCTCTGGTATCCGGAGGCCAGCTGGTGGGCATCGTCTCCTGGGGACGGGATTGTGCCGACGCCAATTATCCCGGCGTGTATGCCAACGTTGCCGAACTGAGAGATTGGGTCCTTAGGGCCCAGAAGACTGTCTAG
- the LOC6529952 gene encoding uncharacterized protein LOC6529952 — MSEEQPSGSLLKPILIMRNEELDGAGDGVGEECLKPKKHVTFNRVVEYFTYSETLTSWKRRLMSDNDLRRSMPPESKTCFTKR; from the exons ATGTCTGAGGAGCAGCCATCGGGCTCGTTGCTCAAGCCCATTCTAATCATGAGGAATGAGGAATTGGACGGAGCTGGAGATGGCGTCGGTGAGGAGTGCTTGAAGCCCAAGAAGCATGTCACCTTCAACCGGGTGGTGGAGTACTTCACCTACTCGGAAACTTTGACCAGCTGGAAGAGACGCCTTATGTCCGACAACGACTTG CGCCGGAGCATGCCGCCGGAGTCGAAAACTTGCTTCACAAAGCGCTAG